In Capsicum annuum cultivar UCD-10X-F1 chromosome 11, UCD10Xv1.1, whole genome shotgun sequence, one genomic interval encodes:
- the LOC107846983 gene encoding F-box/kelch-repeat protein At3g23880 produces the protein MADSIIPVLPHEIIIEILLKVPPESLLKFKCVSKSWLELISSPKFIKSHLKLTADDKDYSHHKIIFQESASNFKVCRLPSLFYKERSTELFDLGSPMENPTIYTWTVGSVNGLICLYSKIEEAVLWNPTIKKSKKLPTFGEKLRRDCSYYCKYGFGYDESHDDYKVVVIQCISEDGGSYNTVVNIYSLKADSWRTINKFQGNFLINSPGKFVDGKLYWALSADVNTFNMCNIISLDLADETWRMLELPASYGEASYPLTLGVMGSHLSVLCVNCHEQTYSDVWIMKDCGVKLSWTKIFTVDHPKGLGEFIFFSPIFSMPLSQTTKGEILLLLRPVIMIYDGSTRQLEVVDKFGECAAEEIYVESLVDPLLIS, from the coding sequence ATGGCTGATTCAATAATCCCTGTCCTTCCCCATGAAATCATCATAGAGATCCTCTTAAAGGTGCCCCCCGAGTCTTTGTTGAAGTTCAAGTGTGTTTCAAAATCATGGCTTGAGCTAATCTCCAGTCCTAAGTTTATAAAATCCCATTTGAAATTAACAGCTGATGACAAAGACTACAGCCACCACAAGATAATTTTTCAAGAATCCGCAAGCAATTTCAAGGTATGTCGTCTCCCTTCCTTGTTTTACAAAGAACGAAGCACTGAGCTATTTGACCTGGGTTCTCCCATGGAAAACCCCACTATTTATACTTGGACTGTGGGTTCCGTCAATGGATTGATTTGTCTATACAGTAAGATAGAGGAGGCAGTTCTATGGAACCCAACAATTAAGAAGTCCAAGAAATTGCCTACATTCGGAGAGAAATTGAGGAGGGATTGCTCTTACTATTGCAAATATGGTTTTGGATATGATGAGTCACATGATGATTACAAAGTGGTAGTTATTCAGTGTATTTCTGAGGATGGTGGCTCGTATAACACCGTAGTTAACATTTACAGTTTGAAGGCTGATTCTTGGAGAACTATCAATAAGTTTCAGGGAAACTTTTTGATAAATTCTCCTGGTAAATTTGTTGATGGGAAGCTTTATTGGGCTTTATCTGCTGATGTAAATACGTTCAATATGTGCAACATCATTTCTCTTGATTTAGCTGACGAGACCTGGAGAATGTTGGAGCTTCCGGCCAGTTATGGAGAAGCTAGTTATCCTTTGACACTGGGGGTGATGGGAAGTCATCTCTCTGTGCTTTGTGTTAATTGTCATGAACAAACTTATTCTGATGTTTGGATTATGAAGGATTGTGGAGTTAAATTATCATGGACAAAGATTTTCACTGTCGATCATCCTAAAGGCCTTGGAGAATTTATATTCTTTTCACCCATTTTCTCCATGCCTTTAAGCCAAACAACTAAAGGTGAAATTTTACTTTTACTTCGTCCTGTTATCATGATATATGATGGTTCAACTAGACAGCTAGAGGTTGTTGATAAATTTGGGGAATGTGCGGCTGAAGAAATCTATGTAGAAAGCCTAGTTGATCCCCTATTGATATCATGa